The sequence below is a genomic window from Lolium perenne isolate Kyuss_39 chromosome 4, Kyuss_2.0, whole genome shotgun sequence.
ctgtttacttcaaaagaataacttttgaaggacatacttcttaagtaataagaagtatttcaattaaTGGTGAGGGTATCTAGAGTTTcctattggatctactaagtaaggaatggtggtttcctaaataggaggattaataattatctcaccctaatagggtttagtgtgtatggaatAGGATGCACAATATTGGCAAGGTTGCTATTGCAGTTCCTTatattggtgtgatgctaagtattgatgaataaggatgatggttttggtattagaaactagggtttagacttggttgatcctaatttgatcatctaggtggaTAGGGATTCATATATGGAACACTAAATTATTGATAATAGAGCTCCTACATTATATGTGAACATGGCAAGTATTTAATTGCTAGTTATGGTTCTATGGATCAAAAGCAAAGTATCattatcacatgttctaacctaaggTTTAGGTTTAGAcccaatttagggttcatattggTTAATGAAGGTAGGGTTCCtatttggattagggttttaggaatcacataaaattatgaggttatcactttgtttataatggaactagggtttcctaattatcctataattcttggattaataacttcattaataaagttgaagttattaataactttgaaataaaaataatattggatttgtcccttttttctttttaaagaattcaataaataaggtaattattaattagggttcaaATCCttataataaggatttaacaaaataaataaagaaagaaaattaattttaatgttttctttatttatttactggttttatttaatttggagaatttttcctaattattgaattttaattcaattaagAATAAAAGGAAATACTTAAATAACatttattaaataattaaatttttattaaaaataaaattttcatattatatttttattggatagagtttatttttataagaattttgatatctcatttatattttcggagttataatgaattttatataaatctgcaaagtttcagcaattttctgtAATTTAAAATAAATGGACAAAACGTTTGGTACCGTGGCAGACCCTAGCGCTAGACACTGACCCGTGGGGCATGTGCCACGTAGGCTGCCACGCAAGCGATGACTGGTCAAGTTTGACCGAGCGTTTGACCTCGCCGACGGTTAAACGCCGGCGGTCAACTGCaggtggcgccgccgatttacggccTCCCCGGATGCGCAACTAACACCTACAGACTCCCCTCGACACACTGGACACCGTGGTGGTGCTAGATTTTCGAATGGGTCGCCGGAGCATCGTCGGCAAACATGCCCGCTGCGGAGCAACTCCGGCGAGACCCCGAAACCGAGCTACGGGCGACGATATGACGTGTTAAGAGGCTGTAAGGAAGCGCGTGTTCACCTTGGTACTGAGGGTATGGTCGATGTCATCGATTGTTGATGGAGACGGCCGGGAAATCGCCGATTCCGGCGAGGTGCTGAGGAAGAAAATGTTGAAATTGGGCTGATTATCAGCTCCCCTGGATGCGTACTTCCGTACAGTTGCTCTACGCATCGAGGCGCATCTCCTGGGCCACTTGCCGAAGTCTGGGGCGGCTCCTATCATCGGCTTCTTCTCTGACTCCGGCGGCCAGTACATGAGAATGGCGAGAGATTAGGAGGGTCTGGGAGGAATTGGAGTGGCGGAGGTGAACAAGAACAAcacggcggtcctcctggtgaCTTTATAGGCCTCGAGGTGGCCTAGAACGACGACAAGCGTCGGCGACGAGCGGCCAGGATACGGTGGCGGTGCGGCTAGGGTTTTCAATGCCCGAATCTTAATGATCCGATTGGCTGCGGACTCCATGGCAATGCTCTTGGGCTCTGGGGATGACGCTCGCATCCGACGCATCCTTATCGGCGACGAGGACGTGGCCGGCGAATTCCGTCACGCTGTCTCGGTGGCGTTCATGCGGAGAAGGAGAAAGAAGACGACCTCCCCTCCACGAATCGTTATCCTGGGCTGGGTTGGGTTGGCATTGGTGGGCTACTGTTGGGCTCCTCTGGGCTGTGCTGGTGGGCTACACGGCCAGGTAGTCTGGTAAGCCTCTCCTCtcatttcctttttatttttattttctattttcattttttctattttgaattaatatttgaattcatattttaactcttttctattttgcaggtgtcTCAATGATGTTATTTTAATGAAGATGTGGAGCAATAATTATTTCACTACTCTCCTAATTGAAGaaaatattttatatttgattaAATTCATACATGTGGCTTATTCAAAATAACAATTAGATATGAGTTTATattctcattttaatttcctttttcttatgaATAAAATCCTTTGGAATGATTAGATGGAATACTttgaactcaaagtatttcaaagGTTGTTATTAaggcttggtttctatttgaggaatTTGTCACTTGCatataattttatgtgagcacttgcttgttaagGTCTTGTAGGTTTTATTATAATCCTATTCCAAGGTTAATACTAGTACTatattttaataacaccttgGAATACCTAAAGTAGGTACAACTCTCATCATGGGTTGGTCTTAGTTAtaaggataagtggttgatcaccacacataAGTTTAATTTGTAGGGCTTAAACTAGGTTCATCTTATGCTCCTTAATTAAGTATAGGATTTAACTAGGGTGAAtttctagggttctaattatatttacctaatggcaattggtttgaatctcaattatggcctaggtttatattatgatcaccatagtgatgcatAAACAAGGGTTGAGATATACTTCTAGTTTGTAGAGttgggatgacatcatattgcatttgctagggtttaatctcccctaaccaaggtaatatggttagttgcttaattgtttctgttctcctttaattactaaggcttgagaattggttttacctTATAtcaatagatttctattatatccttaatctattgttaaagtaactaaagtagctatatatctttttatagttaactttggttctaatgatgaatggtttcttaccatataaattataggctttaactctaagattttcttatgtgcttatatcctctacttcaagttcttagggtttatgatcactacacaatttataatgatcaaggtttggcttcctaagttatctctcaagattaaggtttctcactcccaagattaagtattgtcttgatcaactagataTAGTTTCTTTCTTAGATTATCATGAATGGATATGGTTacctcaataatttatatcccaggagaatacttGAGATATACACTTAGAATTattctcaaggaatgatgatttaatcaaCTGAATATATGGGTAGGTCTCTCTCTTAATTTCTAGTGTTGCCTCAACTGAGttaagtgtaacaccatagcttgagatctctcatataggaatagttattctagggtttatggtgtactcctaatatctccttaggtatctaggctaaggctCAACTTGTCTAGTTTAGTTGGATTGGTCTTattcttactttatcaattcatggatatgatatTATTCCATTTGATCCTAGctcatctcaccactccaaggtgaAATGGTTTGTCCTAATACATTAGTTTAAGAATTGTCCTTGGTTCTTAATTAGTAAAACTAATGTTGGTATTTATGGTTTCTCTCATTTGTGAAGGGCTTTAGtaataacctaaggttaggctccatagagaatgatgtgatcatcaatatctatgtttaacataaattagttctctccctagggaatatcttgaataatatcctagggttcttcttaaaGATGATGACTTAAGGAcaaggatgtatatccaaggtttagctcaaattTTGTCATTGCTTCTCTTAATAAATTACATATAACTCTCACctttctaggtttgatgtatattaatttggaatagagaagaatatatacttctagagttgatctccttgtcttgtttccaagattgaaataggattaataccatgaggttcatggtaggatcaaggattagtttaaagatatggaaaagataagtgaaaatGGTTTCTTCATTTTATTGTTACATGATTTACCATTGaatatatgttcatatgttatggcaaataataccatattatgatcttaataaggtcaagtaattgatccttgattaatatgttattgtgttggttttagttccatttgatctaaccgcttagatcaaatcatctctacccaaaacaaggttttaacaaagtcacatcgaggtttatagcgcttgatttgatgagctacttcaattccaccaagatcaagtgaaacttcagttactgtgactgcttttctttaaagcgcaaaaattccccggattttctatgcatgaatgcaatgcacacatctgtttcctctatttttgtgaccccaaatactgggatattacagtctctacctcttaaactaaacttcatcctcgaagtttgatctctctcacgtttcggagtgtggatctgacttgtgcagactacaatttttctcgaactccatgatgatctctcttgatataattgtatatatcccttgtccagattcttcctggaatccatgagTGTCTAtctctgaaccatggcttctTACTTCAATTCCAGGATTTCTTTCAATactataatcttgtttcctttctcattgaggatgcaatgattgagacttcttctggtACTGATAGTTCTAACtgaagactaattggataacataccCTTAATTGGTaacataggtctttgttttcccttactaccaaaactgcaataatggtacttagtaaggtacttaccatggaaatggtcttgatggtttatttccctaagagtGGATTGGACTCATTTAGTCTATCCAATCATGGTGTagggttgatacctataactattttggtttctttatgttccatgaaaggaatctttctaatagtatttagttttggtatggtcaatcttcTTCAATCTTTGGCCTTCTCAAGTTGTATATggtccttcatccaacttcattaaactTAACTTACTTCAGCTttcatacttctgagtaaatattactcactttctcaagttatagtccacttcttacttactcgaggtataaaccttggcttctggtctgacatccttctgaaagtattttttaacaatcttatgaaaataagatcgaacttcctctcagttcaggccttcttcttctattttgctcaaagcattgagtcattgtacatccaactcaatctttactctaccccttggagttttcttatggtcttcaactccttttccatccaatcattggacttatggttagaatattggtctaggtctaatTTATGGTTGTCCTCTTATAAGGTTTTGTGAAGagtctttgtggtgtatccactcaattgtggacatccaatgtgaatccttcgattaAATGCTTATAAGTCAtagttatttggctgacaaaattttatttgttcacaacttcttggtacaaataatccaatggtggactacttgataccaattgtggctatttgttatctaaaaatggattctattataggttctgatcaactggatgagacatcttctactttatctcgcagtattgatcctataccacaactgtggtcttcttatatctgctatggtttcataggtcatcttccctccttcagggtttattttgtaaGAAcaccactatgaatatagtatccaaagTGTTCTTCCTTGAATTCCCTCTtccataagggcatctccaaccggctgacccaaacggacgcgttgggccgtccgttttgggccgtttgggtggccgagcggacgcgcggacggagccccgcgtccgcgcgtccgtttgggtcgcgccttGCGCCCAACGCGGCAGGTTTGGGTCGCGGCCCCGTACAGTACTTTTTCTTGTAAATCCACtataaaaacacaaaataaattgtagaaaatatataaaaatagttcaaatgctcAAATTTTTTTACACATTACATTGTCCACGTAATCAAggataaagtattattcaaaaaaattgaaaaaatgatacaaatgatctaggcttccggatttccttgatcattgttgtttgcaggattgttgcctacatgctgccagacgtgctcgatcaaatctgcctgcagctggttcggtacagctagatctcgaatttcatggtgtgcatgaagaattttctggaatgatgccgggccaccttgaggagtaaccaactctcccttgccctcccagtcattatcatagagtgaatcatcccgctctacctcaacaatcatgttatgcatgattacacatgcggtcatcacctcccacagagtttgcacatcccaggctctggcagggtgtctgacgatagcccaacgagcttggaggatgccaaacgcccgctcgacatctttccgggctgcctcctgctctttggcaaaccttgcctcctgctctgagttgggttttcggattgtcttcacgagtgtagcccaaggtggatagataccatcagcaaggtagtaccccttggtgtagtggtggccattgatctcaaaatccacatcaggggactgaccgtacgctagcctatcaaacaccggagagcgctgcagcacattgatgtcattgtgcgagccagccattccgaagaatgagtgccaaatccatgtatcctgtgaagcaacagcttcaagaatgattgtgcacccctcagaatggccactgtatgccccctgccaaccaaaggggcagttcttccactcccagtgcatgcagtctatgctgccaagcatcccaggaaaccccctggaagcgttgattgacaacagacgagctgtgtcctctgcattaggttgccagaggtactgttctccgaacgaaccgatcacagctctgcaaaacctgtacatcgattccaagccggtagactcactcatgcgcgtgtactcatctacgaaatcaccggcaacgccatatgcaagcatcctaatcgctgccgtgcatttctggtacgaagagaggcctaccttgccaattgcatccactttcgcgtggaagtagtcgtcgtagagcttgacgccatccattatccggcggaACAATGGTCTGGACATCCGAAAACGACGGCGAAACAAGGCCGGCGTGTACAATGCCTTGGGTTGGAAGTAATCGGTGAAGAGCTGGTcctggccgcgttctcttttgcggtccaaggcggcggcgcgccccggcaaggacccccggtgcacggggatctgcgagacaatgtgatcgtggatgatcagcgcagcatccgtgaaaaattcgtcgtccgagtcctcgtcggacgacgtgtcgatgaagttcttgaagaagtagtcgtcgtcactgtccaccatgatctacagatgaaaagggacaaattttagtatgcccatttcatcgaacacgtcGCACGCGGAGGCCATCATGTGCGTCCGTAGGGACCTGCAGGCCATGGCCGTCTCGGCCGACTTGCGGTCTGCAAacacggtgcacgagagctcacctccggcggcAACGGCGCAGCTGCGAACGGCGGGAGGTCTCGCGACGGTGGGAGGACAGCGGCGACAGCGACGGTgtcctccgactctgctacgaCGCGGCGAAAGCAGCGCGGGGCCGTGACCTATGCTTCCGCCCCGCTTGCTGGCGTGTCGatgacggtggccggcgtcgacacctctcccaaatcgccggtccttggctggcggcggagcggcgggagatgtgtgcgaggggtttgtgttttgggagacagacaggcgggccaggggcggacaaggggaggacgcgagcgaccagcatccggcgtccgcggccacgcaaactcatcccagatttgggccgggtttgggtcgtcccggacgccgcggccatccgttttagggatgggtccgcgcgttgggccgcatttttgtccggttcgacccatccggacgtgcgggcgcggtttgggtcgctccgttggagatgccctaatgactatggttctacttctacttcaccataatcaccagatttctcaccgtcatgcttcttatgtactaaagtactcctctgttgaggtaaagcatgagttttgattgatacttccttctgagtattgtggttacttcccacaactttgcttccttctTCTGACGAATCTTCATCTTGTCTTTaagatcttcagaattcgtcacttcctcacacgtttaccattaccctctagatcgatAGCATCAAGTAAAAAACTTGATATTgccacatgcatttgcatatcaaagtcaaacttcatgtatggatctagtcaaacaatgaaaatccaataaaatccaagaagattcagcttcgtgcatataatacacaacatcataagcctgaatataatagttgagtaagacatctctaaacatcaggctctgatgtgtagtatataacaccacataagataggtttatatcgtgatacttagcatgaatacgtgaatttctactatttgcctcaacatttatcttaattgcacatttgcaatgagacaaacttgaaacaaaatggtttAGGATAgtggaagttaacctagttttctttggaagtactaacaaaatagtataccatatatacgtgctgttgaggactacttcctatgatACAAtttgttctaacatgtctactcttaatacctatttattaggatataACTCCTATACCtccaagtgtttctatcataagactatgaTAGAAGGTGTGCTTGGCACACTAccaatggttttggaacacaattcttgcactattgttgaacaactggcttcttGTTGTTTTCCTCCTaaatatttatgatgttctactccatcacacaatgattctcaggtgaatcatatataatTACTATCCCTACCTTggaagtagacatatattattcctatcactcttccttacctcccatgattgactcatcatggtctatattaCTTTATCTAACTTATATTTATTACTTACTATcaaatgtttcacaagtttggatagattttacttacccattacttgtctggGTATACACCTTATAATAGGATCTCTTACttatctttatcacttgatatCACTCTTATTATAggtctggataattcttacttaaccataacaagtgttggtacacatcttccaataggatatcttccttatggttatatcctctctttggactaccatgtgttgtataccaactatgATCTACTCCTCTATTGTTTTGAGAACTTAATGGTATGCTACatacttgggattagctaactaactttacgTAGGAAAGATAGAtaggaaaggttgactcaagtgtgtcaggattattctcaagtgaatatccatctcaagtcataagaagatttggtttaactaagataacttcctatagacactaccaatcctataggtctcctttaaagggttttaatcctagggtcaaagcatttgctatgataccaactgtggtgacccggcataccactgcatggtgtagtatgcaagtctgatataacaccaatgaaacaccgttccactagtattatatcgctcagagtggtacaacagaaacatatgcgggtccaatgcatgtctatagaattacacacagactctgttacataagatcatcacagcctcctactttacaatgaggtaaaactgcaaataaactccagaagaacgactcgtagtctaatcctattacgaactctatttgtagagtatttaactagctatagaggctatgaatagattctagctaaataggagctaatttagattctagctaaatagaagctagttcctttctattgctaatctaggttttctccttgttgtatGTGAtatctgactcttctgacagggtcctgtccctggaagtagttgttgactcctcggccttcgagttgcattgtagatcctccttcgatgcctccatatctaagcaggggatttaagagtgggatgagtacgagcgtactcaacaagttcattataggaaagaggtgtttaatgcactagctacggcattagaccagaaagtctaataccaatgcaggttttcataatcatttcttcaaaaggttgcttttattcagaaaaactatgtccgtcagccttcacgggtttactagaacttcatggagttcctttccggcagtgttcgcagttccaaacccggaacagggagtgacgggtcacgattcattactctctgcagaggtgtgttgctttacccataagagatcttaaccttggtgccaaccgagtctagttctcgtccacacttcctttggtgtggggcccggtataaggtcatagtcaattatattcctctgctacctcgcacacccacccgttgttgcataccccgaccttgggtcctcgccggtgctcttataccaattaaggacggcccccgaccatGACGACTGTATGGCTAGTGCCAAACTCCTTCGTtggtagatgcaacccatcatagaccgcattaccgtggggaattacagtgggatccccaccctcaaattgttccgcaagccgcaaccgctacggtaagcattgcattaccgtggggaattagagtgggatccccacccacaaATTGCGCCTccagatacaaccgctacggtaagcgcatccgttgatgtacaagaggtggaaatacaattgactagtccgtcccattccagatcttatggttaacacgagttttacggcacaagaatcactggacaatatttgttgtttaatcctagatggatataaacccattgcaatggaacctccaccatatcaacacataccatggttccattgcccaccacatagtcatattcatagttatgaaaatagtacttttgatttttatgcaagagtgataagtatagtactttgcaagtaatttggtaaaatactcaaatgacatgagcaagcgatgaacttgcctttcttgactgcaagattatgcagtcaaggtcttcgatacgcaataactccaaattctgaaatagcatcatcgtccggtaaggtcgatgtttaaaagattggcaaagatgctataatgcataagtatgagatgcaatcgttctaaatgtgacctaaccccgatgatttaggattagttggttgtaatgattagtttcagggtgtgttgcacttttagagtgattcgcaaacaaggttcttattcaggtttgtgttgttttagaatcataagcaagtggtaaaatgcatagtaacaatcatacacatcaatgaatagtagttgtataataagtaaagagcagttgtcaattttaagtcctatagtgcatggttgatgattacttgttatatacttcaaaagaataacttttgaagaacgtgttctttaataaagaacaagtatgataattaggttggtggggttctatagTTGACTATGATTCCAAGTAGCTTCTGGAataaggattagatggatcccaaccatGTTGGTTTTTTTTCATAAGCTATAAGTTGTAAGGGTTGAGCTAAGCCTAagcatcttaagcaattaattacacaggggtgctatcaagattggttatACCTTACTGGTGATGGCTGGCTAttgtctataggtcctattaggcagggttggtgatgattctctgtttacttcaaaataataacttttgaagaacatacttcttaagtaatatgaAGTATTTCAATTAATGGTGAGGGTATCTAGAGTTTcctattggatctactaagtaaggaatggtggtttcctaaataggaggattaataattatctcaccctaatagggtttagtgtgtatggaataggatgcacaatattggcaaggttgctattggagttcctcataatggtgtgatgctaagtattgatgaataaggatgatggttttggcattagaaactagggtttagacttggttgatcctaatttgatcatctaggtggaTAGGGATTCATATATGGAACACTAAATTATTGATAATAGAGCTCCTACATTATATGTGAACATGGCAAGTATTTAATTGCTAGTTATGGTTCTATGGATCAAAAGCAAAGTATCattatcacatgttctaacctaaggTTTAGGTTTAGAcccaatttagggttcatattggTTAATGAAGCTAGGGTTCCtatttggattagggttttaggaatcacataaaattatgaggttatcactttgtttataatggaattagggtttcctaattatcctataattcttggattaataacttcattaataaagttgaagttattaa
It includes:
- the LOC139839080 gene encoding uncharacterized protein, producing the protein MEVVTRIAVPSSHSPTRPAVSGTDDDVERALCDAMLVAYTQSAVARAWQSEYAKADVHALPRRALAAHGVNGRRVRTIANICCSCQIDDLLQGSGHDSDDEFFTDAALIIHDHIVSQIPVHRGSLPGRAAALDRKRERGQDQLFTDYFQPKALYTPALFRRRFRMSRPLFRRIMDGVKLYDDYFHAKVDAIGKVGLSSYQKCTAAIRMLAYGVAGDFVDEYTRMSESTGLESMYRFCRAVIGSFGEQYLWQPNAEDTARLLSINASRGFPGMLGSIDCMHWEWKNCPFGWQGAYSGHSEGCTIILEAVASQDTWIWHSFFGMAGSHNDINVLQRSPVFDRLAYGQSPDVDFEINGHHYTKGYYLADGIYPPWATLVKTIRKPNSEQEARFAKEQEAARKDVERAFGILQARWAIVRHPARAWDVQTLWEVMTACVIMHNMIVEVERDDSLYDNDWEGKGELVTPQVVCRVTTYPHALDRSMESAAPAGEGATYDAVMLDVADAAADTPPAAQLPAPPHARACPRKPADPGVPAKPKKELRPEEQALSRERGPNEG